GCGCGTGTACTACTAGCTAAGGAGTACCTTTCGAAGGCACAGATTCATAATAATGCATCTCAAGTTAGCTTTCGCCCGTTTGACAAGAGGTGACGTGATAGAAGGGGAGCTGTTTGCCAGTTTTTCAGGTAATCTGGAACTTATCGCACTGTAATTCCTCACAGACCACAAAGGCGGCAGCTGGTCTTCCCGGAAGCAGTCCAGTTGATTGCGTTTTTTGTTTTCAGATGTAACTGCCTTCCATGCAAACATACAAGAACAGAGCAGATCAGAAAACACAAAAGAGGAGTGTTGATGGCGGGGTAGTGGTGAATGGAGATACCCCACATTACAAGGATCCAGTCGTAACAGGGAGCTTAATCAGTTGTTGTAAATTTTACTACAAGACACCAGTACGAACGTAACCAGAGTATGCGATACAAAACACATGCAAGCCTTCTCAACACACGAAGGTGCACAAAAAACAGTACTCAAAAGATGGGCTTTCAAGCACAAATTCTTAAAAATCAGCTCGGAACACATATAAATGAGAAAGGGACTGTCATTTCTTGGCAACACATGGAACTGAAGACAAGCACTGCGAGTCTGTTTCGCGTATCCGTAATTTCATCATCAAATACTATCCAGTGACAACATTCCACCTAGTGGATAAAGTATACATGTTGgtgaaaaaataaaaatgaatttgTAAAAATATAACGAAAAGAATATGTCAGCTGGGGTAAGTAGGCAACACAATTACTacgtactccctctgtaaagaaatataagagtgtttagatcgcTAAAGTAGCAATCTagatgctcttatatttctttacggagggagaaTAACAATCATGGACTTGATGAGGCTTGAAGCCTCCGACTGGCACTTCATAGATGTGCCTTTCTTTTGTGGATAGAAGCTTCAAGCAGAACCTTGCTCAGGCTTTATGCTCTCTCTCGGAGGTATCTTCAGCAAATGCTTCATTGTGTCGTATGCGGTGAAACCAATAGCCACTGAGGGTACCACCTGCAAAATTACCAGTATTTAACATGAGAAAAGTTATACTCATGTGAACTGCAAATTTCCTTCATGACATGAAGGAACACTCTCCAACAGACACGGCTTTTAGCTTAAAACATTTCATGGACAGGTACCAGAAACTGGAAAGCAAAGCAAAGCATGTGATTTAATAATGTTAATTATGTCCAAGGATACACCAATTAAATCAAGTTAAACACAAAAGAATTTGGGGATGCCATATAAGAGCCACCAGGAAGCGTCTTTGTGCTATATGTCAATGGGACATCAAGTCACagatgcaaaaaaaaaaaaaagcttCTATGTAATTTAAAACACAATAGAAATGCCACATTTCAGACAAGGTTGCCGAGCATCAGCCAGAATAATCTACTCATCGACAACTGTTCGCTGGCAAAGGGTTCACAAGAAAGCTGTACAGATTGCTTAACGGCCTGTCCAGGTTTGCAGGGATTAAGGGGGATTTAGCTCAATTTCCTACCAATCCCCTTTAATCCCAGCAGATCCCTACCAAACTGAACATGCCCCAAGGGGATTCAACAAAATTGGGGGAcacttaattttctttcttctATCATGTCCTGTAAATGGAAGTGCGACTCAGGCAGGCTAAAACAGCAGAACAGAGTGCAAATCCTCCTAAAATATTCAGACTATCAAGGAGTTAATCTAATTGGCTGGAGCAACATAGACGTCCAAGATTGTCTGGCGTGTTCAATACTAAATGTGCACCTTTTGAAGTGCAAGTAGAAAACAAAATCGGAACTGTAAAAAGAAAACTTAATGCGTAACCGTCACCAGGACTACCTTGATATAATTGAGGCTCAGACCAGCAAATAATTGTCTCCATCCCTGTGTTTGTTTGATGATCTTAAGCCCCTGGAATGTACCTGTTATTCGTGGGCCACCAGACTGATCATGCTGCAGATGACTTTGAACCTAAAAAGTGGCAAATAAGAAGTGATGAACAATTGACGGGTTTGTTAAGAACATTTAAAATGATCGTCTAAAAGTACGAAGTATCATATGGAACAAATGAAGTACCTGCATTTGTCTCCTGACTACATCTAGTGGGTAGGTTAAAGTCTGTCCAAATAAACCAGCTGCGGCACCACAGGATAGTTTTAATGTGACAGAATTTTTGTAATCTTCAGGTACGTGTGCCTTCAGCCCTTCATATATGTAGAATTTAAGACCAGCATAGGGGAGTATTCCCATTAGCGTTGGACCTGAATGCAAATAGCTCAGATTGAGGCATCAACAGTATAACAACCACAGCGAAAATAAAGGTAATAAAATTATCTAGACACAAAATAATAAGAATATATATGGCTCACAGCAAGTATAGATGGTGTTTAAGTACTAGTGGTATAACATGGCTGTAAGACTGTATCCATACCTACTCCACGATACAGCGCCCGCACTCCACCTTCTGAGTAAACACCTCTGAAGACATCTTTTATTCCTCCATATGATGGTGGAGCACTTGGCCTTTTCAAACCATTGCTAGGTTGATCCGTGTTATTAACCTGTAAGCAATGTAAAACAAGTTCAACACAACAGAATGAAAGTTAAAAAATAGCAATTCAAACAACACAAGGGATCTTCCTAGAATTTGGGAACATCACTACTACTAGAACCCAGAAACAAAATTGTATTGAAGGAACAACATACTTGTTCACAAGAGATGACTGATGGACAGTTCAGAGTTTAGGCACCATTTTCTAGTGGTAATGTGATTTACTAGTTTACTAGTCCGTGAACTTGCACAGATAGGTGTTGTTATCTCACAGCAGCATAATGCAAACAGTTGAGCAGGAATACACTTTATGCAATGTACTTTACAAAAATGCTTAGGTAATCCCCTGAGCAACGTAATCAGGTGTTGACCTCCTGAACCTACAAAAGTACTGCCTCAATGCTTCAAAAGGAAGTTTATAAATTTTGTCTTAAGGCAAACGGTGCAAAGTTTGAACATGTTTGACTTCAAACAAAATTATTAAGCCTTTCAAGGATGGAGGGAGTATGCCAAAATACAGCCTGGTGGCGGTTTAGGATGCCAGATTTGCTAAAATATGGATGTGGTTTTGTCGTGCGTGCAGCTTATATCAGCACATTCTCTAACAGCCCAGCAACATCCTAGTCAGTTATAGCAGATAAAAATGGTTCCTCATTCCAACATAATGAACTGATGTTTCATCAAATACTGAAGTTCTTACAAAATTAATCATCAGACAAATATCCAGAACACTGTAGAAAAAGGATTTTTATTTTGTTGTCATCATAGCAAAATTTGGTGACTTAAGGTACATACGTGACAAACCGACATCCATGTCAGCGAAATCACACCTCAAAGTTCCTCGATGAACCAGCTCTCTATATTCAGGGGTGTATATCTGTTTGTGCAGTACAAGAGTTGAATGGAATTGTGTGTGTCCGAGTGTGAGTGTACAAGTATGTCCAGGGAGAGGCAGGAGAGGGGGGAGGGGACAAAGTTATAGAAGCGCCTTTCACCAATTTGTTGGGTATCAGTTTTAAGATcgtttttgcaaacaattttgtTGACTGTATGATTAATTATTACCTTATCAAACCAATTTGATACTCAGTACTAAGACTGTGCTCTACGATTGAGTATGAATATGTAAGCACAGGAGTACACAGTAATACGACAACAACAAAGCCTGCTAAAATGTGAGCACACAGTACAATACCTGGAATGCAAGCTTGGTCCTAGCCAAGTCCAAGGGATAAGTGCACAAGACTGCAGTCCCCCCTGATGCTGAGCCTGCTAAAAGATCTACCACAGGTCCTGTGCCAAGTGTAGGGCAGTTACCCAAGATCCAACACCTGTATCGCTCATACGCCATATAATGTAATGCAGCATAAGGAACAATTCTTAACACACTGGCACCATTTCCCCTGAAGTAGTACCAAGGCATGGTTAGCTAAACATATTATATGCATCTTCTGTAATAATAGTATACAAGTAATGACTTGAATTGCAACATACTTGTAAAATCCCAAGACGCCATCATGTTTTCTCAGTTTATTCAAGGATTTCAGAACTCCGAGAGACCTGAACTCATTTGTTCTAGTCTGCAGAATCAGAAAGTAAGAATGTGTTAGCAATCATAATCATTTAGAAACTTATAACTTGAATGAGAACATCTAAACCTCCCAAAATAGTATCA
The Aegilops tauschii subsp. strangulata cultivar AL8/78 chromosome 3, Aet v6.0, whole genome shotgun sequence genome window above contains:
- the LOC109771689 gene encoding mitochondrial carrier protein CoAc1, coding for MGTPSQGSAAVAAARVDLCALDLMPVFAKEMIAGGVAGAFSKTAIAPLERLKILLQTRTNEFRSLGVLKSLNKLRKHDGVLGFYKGNGASVLRIVPYAALHYMAYERYRCWILGNCPTLGTGPVVDLLAGSASGGTAVLCTYPLDLARTKLAFQVNNTDQPSNGLKRPSAPPSYGGIKDVFRGVYSEGGVRALYRGVGPTLMGILPYAGLKFYIYEGLKAHVPEDYKNSVTLKLSCGAAAGLFGQTLTYPLDVVRRQMQVQSHLQHDQSGGPRITGTFQGLKIIKQTQGWRQLFAGLSLNYIKVVPSVAIGFTAYDTMKHLLKIPPRESIKPEQGSA